The following is a genomic window from Merismopedia glauca CCAP 1448/3.
TCTGCGTTACCCACCAACCCCTCATCGCTGCAATGGCAGATCGTCACTTTCGGATTGATAAACAAGTAATTCCGGCTCAAAACTCCCATGAAGCCGAACGTACTGTAGTGAGAGTTAGTATGTTATGCGAGCAGAGCGATCGCAGACAAGAATTAGCCCAATTAGCTGGTGGAAAATCGGCTGTAGATGCAATGGCATTTGCTGAATCTTTATTAGTACAAGCAAACAGTCAAAGAAAGATTCAGCAGTCCGAAAAAAACTAAATTTTAGTTTCTAATGAGGATTAAATCTGAATTACAATCATAAACTATCTGGATCTATCCCCATCGCCCGCAATCGTTCTGCTAGTCTTACCGCCTTTTGCTCAGCTTGCTCAGCCCTTTGTTCAGCTTGTTCTGCTCTTTGTTCCGCTTGTTCTGCCCTTTGAGAAGTTTCTGTAGGGGTTAAAAAGCTTCTACCATTTGGGTGATAAATCTGTAAATCTGTTTCTGAAGGCTCAAATCGAATACCCAATCTTGGGCTAACCCATCCATTGATAGGATTAATCAACTCTAGAAAGCCTTCGTTTCTCACCCAACCGCTTAATTGATTTCCGTCAGGATCGTACAGATAGTATTCTTCTACGCCAAAACGGTCGTAAAATAAGAGCTTTCGATTCATCTCAGCCGCAGTATTGCCAGGAGAGAGGATTTCAAACACTACTTGTGGCGCGATATTATCTTCTTTCCACTGTTTATAGGAACCTCTGTCGCCTTTGGCTCTTCCAAATACTACCATCGCATCTGGAGCAACGCGAGTTTTGTTGTCTCCTTCAACTGGATACCAGAGCAAATCTCCAGCAATGAATACATTAGGATCGTTAGCAAAGAGCCACTCTAGATTTTCCTTGATGGTGACAATCCAACGAAACTGCTTGGTATTATCCGACATTGGTTGACCATCACAATCTGGATAGATTACCTCTGACTGAGAGGATGGTTGTAGCTGTACCATACCTTTGCTATTGAAGAAAGCGATTATATCGCCAGCTTAGCACAACCTATTTTATCTGAAGTAGTGCGATCGCCAACCCAGATCGCGGTTGATTTAACACTGCCCTTCTTACCATGTCTTGAGGTAGATTAAAGCTGTTATTTTTTTCTAAAAAACTCTCAAATATAGATATTTAACTCTGTAATTGATAAGATAAAAAAGTTGGGAAGAATTACGATGCTTAAGCCTTAATATGTCAGAAACTGCCGTTCAAGTAATAATTACTTTATCCGATCCTCAGTTAAAAGATGAGGAAATGCAAGAAGCCATCCAAAATCTGCAATTGGAAGCTAAAGAAGTTGATGGAGTTGAGGAAGCTGAATTAATTAGCCTAGAACAAGCACCACCAAATTCTAAAAGTTTAGGTGGTTTCTTACTCAATCAGTTTAAAGCTTTGGTTGAAATTAAAAAACTGCCAAATTTAATTAAAACATTAGGTAGTCGTTTGTTTGGCAATCAAATTATTAAAGTTAAAGCAGAGAAAAACGGTAACAAGCTAGAGATCGAAATTAGTAATCCTGAAGACTTAGCCAAGGTTATGCCTGAAATCAACAAATTTATCGATAATACCAAATCAATATAGATCTGCTACATATTAACTTTCTGTAGGGGCGCAAAGCTTTGATAGGTGTCAATTTAAGGCTCAAATGGTTGCTGCATCGTCAATTTCAGCGACAACCGCCAGGGGTTAAAAACCCCTGTCTCATAGCTCAAGTCCACTTAAGTGGACTAAAGCTACTCTGTAGTCCTCTTCAGAGGACTTTAGCTATCAGCCGTGAACTTGAGTTCACGGCGGGGTAAAGGTTTCACGTTAAGTTGATGCTAGTGAAAGCTTTGCGCCCCTACCCAATATTTGTAGCGTTTTCAAGGTGAATTGGTAGAACTAGGGGGTTGTTGGTGGCTAAGGTAGCCTTGTTAGTTGGAGTCAGTGAATATCAGTCAGGATTTAACCCTTTGCCTAATGCCATTGAAGATATTAACGCAATGGAAAAGGTGTTGCGAGAAAAGGGAGATTTTGAAGTCACAACTTTAGCAAATCCAGATCCACACGTAATGCAATTAGCCATCGATCGCCTATTTGCTAATCGTACTTCAGAAGACTTGCTATTATTCTATTTCTCTGGTCATGGCATCAAAGACCACAGACGTAAATTTTATCTAACTACTTCTCAAACTACTAAAGATAAACAGAGAATAATTGTACCAGCTACTGCTATTTCTACTAGTTATTTACAAGAGCAAATGACTGAAAGTCGTTCGGAACGACAGGTTATTATTCTAGATTGTTGTTATAGTGGTGCGATCGCTCAAGGTTTAACTCTCAAAGGTGATGCTGAAATAGATATCCTAGCAGAATTAGGAGGTAAAGGTAGAGCAATTCTCACCTCTTCTAATTCTATTCAAGAATCTTATATTCAAGACGGTTTAGAACTCTCTATTTATACTCATTATTTGGTAGAAGGAATTGAAACTGGTGCTGCCGATCTTGATAAAGATGGTCGCATTTCAGCCGATGAACTTCATAAATATACTAGCAAGAGAGTTCAAGAAGCTTCTCCTGCTATGACTCCACAGTTTTATCCAGTAGAAGAAGGCTACGAAATCTATTTAGCGCGATCGCCCATTAACGATCCTAAACTAATATATCGCCAAGAAGTTGAACGCATAGTCGAAGAAGATGAAAACGAAATAGATTTTATTACTGGAGAAATTGATTATCTCAATCGCGTTTATTTGGATCGATTCTGGTGTAACTTGGGTTTATCTGCTGAGTTAGCCAAGCAAATTGAAACTGAGGTAATGCAACCTTTCCGCCAGCGTCAGCAAAATTTGCAAGAGTATCAAAAAGTTTACTCTGAAGCTATCAAAAAACGATTTCCTTTCACAACTAGCGATCGCGCCAAACTAAAGCGCTTCCAGGAAATTTTAGGACTTAGAGATCAAGATATTCAAGCTTTAAATGTATATCCATCCTGGCAAGTGTTTGAGTTTGATGTAGTGACAGTTGATGCCCAAGGTCAGGAAATACAGACGACAGATGTAGGTAGTTTTCCACCCAATCTATTTGGCTTATACGATATGCACGGGAATGTGTGGGAATGGTGCGCTGATACTTGGCATAAAAACTATGAAGGCGCGCCGTCAGATGGTAGTGCTTGGATAGATAATGGTAATGATAATCAATCTCGAACACTGCGGGGCGGTTCCTGGTACGGCAATCCTGTTCTCTGCCGTTCTGCTATTCGCTTCATTTTTACGCGCGGCGACTTCTACTTTAATGTCGGTTTTCGCGTCGTGTTGTCTTCTGGCAGGACTGTTTAGCCCTCTGCTCTCTTGCCCTCTTGCCCTTTGCCCTTCTTTCTCTTTGCCCTTTTGTTGTCGCCTCTGGCGACTCGAATTATCTTGACAAAATCTAACCTTATAGAATCCATTTGGTATCTATGCTATAACTCCGATGGGGATAGAGTTTCAGCCAACTAATGGTTTGAGATTAAAATGCTGTCTTGGTAAGGGCTTCATAAAAGATCTCAAATGGGTTCTATACCAAATCACTAAATACTTGCTACGTATGAATTCTCTGTAGGGGCGCAAAGCTTTGCGCCCCTACCCAAGATTTGTAGCATCTTCAAGGTGAATTGGTATTAATAAGATTTATTGTGAAGCAGGTATCTTCCCATAGGTGGGACAGCCGTCCCGGCTATCCCACAAGTCACTAATTTAGAATTTAGCTTCAGAAATTGTGAAAAGATATTGAATTTAGTCCGCGCAGGCGGACTTTGGTTGTGTAGGCGCGATTTTAATCACCCGCATCAATCTCTTTTTTGTGACGATATAACGGTGACAAAAGCTAAGCGTTAGGTTATCATAGACCAGTGGGAGGTGTCTATGCCAACTGTACTCAGGGAAAACGGGTTTCGCGTCGTCATTTATCCTAACGACCACTTACCCTCCCACGTTCATGTACTCAAAGGGGATGGCGAGGTGCGGATTGACCTGGGAGATGAAGAAACGGCTCCCAAGCTTTTGAGTGTTTCAGGAAAGATTAGCGATAAAGATCTAGCAAAAGCGCTTTACCTGGTAAAAGATCGTCAGTTTGAGCTATTAACAAAGTGGAGGGAGATTCATGGTTAAAGCTGATTTGACAATTGATACAGAACTAAAAGGACAGATCGCGCGGGCGCGACAGGCGGGTGCAACACTAGATGATACAGAACCGCGTGCTATAAGAGCCTGGTATGAAATGGTTTCCCAGCGAGTGTTTATTGAGCTAAGAAATGGGGTAATAATGGGGTTTCCCCAGACTTTATTGCAAGGATTAGAGGATGCCACACCAGAACAACTAGTAGCAGTAGAAATTACCTCATCTGGCTATGGGTTGCACTGGGAGAGTTTAGATGTAGATTTAGGCGTACCGCAGCTTGTAGCAGGGATATTTGGCACGCAGAAGTGGATGTCGGAGATGGGACGACAGGGAGGACGAGTCAAGTCAGATGCCAAAGCGAAAGCATCTCGTGAAAATGGCAAGCTGGGCGGTCGTCCGAAAAGAATACTTATTTGAAAAAGCAGTTCTCTGTAAATCAAGAATCTCCCGTCACGGCGTAGTTAACGGGAGAGAGTAGACCTCTTGGGAAAGATCGCTCAGACTGAAGTCTGGCGCTATACAACCGAAACCTGCCTACGCAGGTTAATAGCAGCCCGCGCAGGCGGGCTTTGTCTGTATAGCCCAAGGCTTCTAGCCTTTGGGCACCAAGGACTTTCGCAAGAGGTCTAGTCAATTACTCGTACAGCCAAGGCTTAATAGTGGGTTCCCAACTGACTAATTCATCATCTTTAAACCACAAAGCAATCTCTTTTTGCGCCGTTTCTACGGCATCAGAACCGTGGATTAAGTTACGTCCAATATTAACCCCAAAATCTCCCCGAATCGTTCCTGGTTCAGAAGTTAGGGGGTTGGTAGCACCAATCATTTTTCTCGCAGAAGCAACTACACCGTAGCCTTCCCAAACCATAGCTACAACAGGACCAGAAGTAATAAATTCCACCAAACTGCCAAAAAAGGGTCTTTCTCGATGTACATCATAGTGATTTTCGGCTAGTTCCCGACTGGGGTGGATTAGTTTTAATCCGACTAACTTAAAACCTTTAGATTCAAACCGCCAGAGTATTTCTCCCACAAGTTGACGCTGAACGCCATCTGGTTTAACTGCTACAAATGTCCTTTCCAAAATTTACTCCGTTATGCGATCGCTGTTGAAATCTCAAACCCAAATTATCTCAGAAACTGCGAAGCGAAGGAAGGACGTAATGGCGGTTGAAACCGCAGCTACACAGGCAAAACCCGCCTACGCGGGTTAATTAGTCCGCGCAGGCGGACTTGGGTTGTATAGGCGCGATTTTAATCGCCCGCATCAATGATGTCATACCAAACGCAAATTATCTCAGTTTTTGGGATAGTCTACGAATCTGTTTTCGCGGCGGTTTCTCTAGAAATAGCCAATTGAATCAACCTATCTACCAAATCTGGAAATTCCACTCCACTAGCTTGCCATAATTGAGGATACATACTAGTAGCCGTAAACCCTGGTAGGGTGTTAATTTCATTAATTAAAACTTCTCCAGTGGCTTCAACGTAGAAAAAATCTACTCTAGATAATCCGGCTGCATCTACGGCTAGAAACGCCTGGAGAGCCATTTCTTGAATTTTTGAGGATATTTCAGTTGGTACTTGAGCGGGAATAAATAAATCTGCTCTTCCTTGGGTATATTTAGTCTCATAGTCATAGAAATCGCTGTTAAAAGCAATTTCTCCCACTACTGAAGCTTGAGGCTGTTCGTTACCCAAAATGGCACATTCTAACTCTCGCGCGACTACTCCAGCTTCCACTATGATACGGCGATCGTAACTAGCCGCATTATCCAGCGCTGCTTCTAATTCAGAACGAGATTTAACCTTAGCAATACCGACAGATGAACCCAAATTCGCTGGTTTGACAAAACAAGGATAACCCAAAGTTTCTTCAATGCGATCGCACAACTTCGGAAATATACAAGGATTTGACCACACATCTGCTCGACTGACCGCCATATACTTAACTTGAGGCAATCCAGCTTGAGCAAATGCCATCTTCATGGCAATCTTATCCATACCCACAGCCGAACCCAACACCTCAGAACCCACAAATGGAACTTGCATCAACTTGAGCAATCCTTGTAGGCTGCCATCTTCCCCATTTGGTCCGTGAATTATCGGAAACCAGACATCGACATCCGCCGCACTACTGGGGAGACACCAACGATTTCCACCTTCAGAATTTAACGGTTGTCCCGAATCTAACACCCCTTGAGATACTTCTATATTCTGCCAACAGCCATCTTTTTGGACGTAAAAAGGGAGTAATTCGTACTTACTGCCGTTCGCTGGAGCCGTAATCCCCCTAGCTATGGCTCTAGCAGAACTAATAGAAACCTCATGTTCTCCAGAACAACCGCCAAACAACAGCCCTACCCTTAATTTTGCCACGATCTACACCTTTAGATCCGTTCGTCGCTGATAGCCTACCACAGATTAATTATGGTCAATCAACCGGATTTGATATGAGTAGAGACGTAGCACTGCTACGTCTCTACAGCTACCGCAATCCTAGCCAGGTAAAAAAGTCCTGATGGGTGAAGAATTCGAGGATGAGTAGAGCTAAAAAACCGATCATGGCAAATCTACCATTAATTTGTTCGGCGTAGGCAGAAAAGCCAAATGTGGGTTCAGGTGGTATGTATGTGGTTGGTTCACTTTGGGGTGGAGTTGCTGGTGTTTCTGAAGTCATAATTCGGTTTTTCTTAAATCAGACGAATAAATGAAGGTGAACTGCCGTGCAATTAATATTGTATCTTCCTTGGCTATTCCTTCAGGCTGAGCGATAGCCTTCTTCCTTCTTCCTTCTTCCCTCTTCCTTCTTCTTAATAATTAGATGATTTTTCTACTGATTCTATCAGCGATCGCACTGCTGCTGTCCCTTCTGAAGGCTCGAAACTCCAAGGGAATTTGCCTCTAGATAGCATTCTCAATCCCAATGGTCCTAAACTAGCTAAACCTTTTAAATCTCGCAACGAGTTTCCTACTACTTTAATTCCAAATTGTCGCTCATCAATCCAACCCCCAGACTTGACTAATTCTACTAAGACTTGACGATGGCGAATTGCCGTGGAAACGGGTTCTTTAGTATGCTGGTGAGTAGCTAAAATTTTCTGTTTAATTTTGCCAATTTGTTCCAAAGGTTCGACTCCGGTGGGACAAACACTATTGCAATATTGACAGCGAGTACAACCCCAAACTCCGGTAGTTTCGCTATTATATTCTTCTAATCTTTGGCTAGTTTGATTATCTCTAGAGTCTGTGACTAAGCGATTAGCTTTAGCTAATGCATGGGGACCAACAAATTGTGGATTGACCTCTATAGCATTACACTCAGAGTAGCAGGCTCCACAAAGAATACAATTTCCTGGTAAATTTAGTCCCTCTCTTTCTTGAGGAGATTGAGTAAATTCTGTTTCTGGAATTGGTAATCCTGAAGAATCAACATAGGGTGATATGGCTTCTAAACCTTGCCAAAAATTTCCCATATCTACCACTAGATCTTTAATTACTGGTAAATTACCTAGAGGGGCAATGGTAATTTTGGGAATTCCAGAATCCGATAAAGTTTGAGTTCTAGCTATTTCCTGAGCTACATTTTCCTTACAAGCTAAACCCGATCGACCATTAATCCGCATGGCACAACTGCCACAAATTGTATTGCGACAATTTTTGCGAAAGGCTAGGGTTCCATCATATTCCCATTTAATCTGATTTAGACAATCTAAAATTGTGTTACCTGGTTCTACTTCGAGATCGTAACTTTGCACCCAGGGAGGGGCATTTTCACTTTGTCTGATAATTTGAAAATTTACTTGCATTATGAGTTAAATTGCAAAGGTTGAGCGATATCTGGTCAATAACTTTGGCTGCTTTCTCTTTCAGGAGATTCATTCGATGATACAGAGATTACAAGTGTGTTCGTCAAGATTTACCCCCTAATTTTTCACTTCAAGCCTAGGGATTGACCAGGTAAAAGGATCGTAAATAAGAATACATAACTCTAATTTTAGAGTCCAAACATCCTCTCCTGGAAATATAACTAGGTTTATATATTCAGCACTGATTGACTATATCCTCGGTCAATCGGTTTAAGCTTGAGGTACGATTGGCGATCGCCACTAGAGAGACTTACCAGATTGTCACTGTTTTTACCCACAATTAATTATCGCTCATCAGTAAATTTTTTTCCCAACTCCATCCCAAACCCTACCCTGTAGAGAGACATAGGTATATTTAGTAGTCTTTGGTAACTGGTATCTCTCAAGCTATTAAGTAAAAAATACTCAGACAAAATCGTCACAATTCGCTAAACAGAGGATTGACACCCATAATCTTATAGTTGAGAGTAGTTACTGAATCACCGACATTTTCTTGAGGGTTAATCTGCTAAATCTATGATTTTCGGGAAATCAATATAAATGTAAAAATTTTGTCAACATTTTCAAATTTAAGGATATATTTTTTATATAGCCAATTCCAGAGAAAAATTTGGTAGCCAAAGTTATAAGTTAGGAAGATTGAATGTTAATATATTAATTCTAAGTCCTATTACTGATTACTCAACATCCAAATTCACTCCTTGGCAAAAGGTACACAAGATTCTGGTAACGCAATGACTGAGACAGCCACCGCTCCTTTAACAGGAAGACAACTACTTCAAAAAGTAAAAGAACTCTCCCATCTTCCCAGACGGGAAACAGCAAAACGATGTGGTTATTACACGCTAACTAAAAATAGCCAGATGCGGGTAAATCTCACAGATTTTTATGATGCTGTATTAGCCGCTAAGGGTGTTCCTTTAGAACCAGAAGGGACAAAAGATGGTCGCGGGAGAGAACCAACTTATCGCGTTAGCGTCCATCAAAACGGTCAAATTGTGATTGGTGCAACCTATACTCAAGCTATGGGATTAAAGCCAGGAGATCAATTTGAAATCAAACTTGGCTACAAGCACATTCACTTAATTCAAGTAGATGCAGATAAAGTTACTATTGCTGAAGATGAAGCTTCAGAAGAATAGTTATGATAACTTTGGCGATCGATGAGTTGGTTTAAACAAATAAAACAGCAATGGCTGGGGTTAATAGTCGCAACTCCAGCTTTGGTGAAAGTTTTAGGCTTCTTTTCGATCTGGGTAGTTTGTTGGTTGCCGATCGCTATTCCTTTAGCTCATTGGTTGAGTTGGCATCCACTCCAACCCCTACAAACTTCTCAAAAGTTATATTTGATTACTTCTTTGTATCTGATTGCACCTGTCATCATTTCAGGTGCAATCAGATATAGTCAAAAATTTTGGTCAAGTTACGGCGTGAGCTTGACCAATTTCACCAATATCCTAATTTCCTTGGTAATTGGGATCGCTTTAGCATTAGGTGGATTAGCGATCGCATTTTTGCTAGAAAATGCCCTCGGTTGGGTAGATTGGGAGGCAGAATCTTGGCTAAAACTTGTAGATATCAGTATTCCCATTCTACTTTTAGCTCTCTTTATTGGCGCTTGTGAAGAATTAATTTTTCGGGGATTTATCCAAACCGAATTGCAAGAAGATTATTCTCCGCTAATCGCTACAGTCATTACTAGTTCAATTTTTGCAGTCTCTCACTTAGTTTGGGAATGGGACAAGACTTTACCAGAAGTTCCAGGTTTGTGGTTACTAGGAGTAGTTCTCACCCAAGCGCGCTGGGTGAATGGAGGTAATTTGAGTTTAGCCTGGGGACTCCATGCTGGTTGGGTTTGGGGTTTAACTTGTTTAGATACGGCTCAGATTTTGGTTTATACAGGTAAAGGTTCCGAGTGGTTTACAGGTTGGGGGGGAAATCCTTTAGCTGGAGGTAGCGGGATTTTCTGTTTATTATTGACTGCGGTGGCGATTCAACTGTTGCCTTTTCCAGATCCTTTACCATCTATGCCTCAAGTTATGACAATGGTAAGGGGATTGACAAAAGATCGGGAAGTTGGTTAAGTGCGATCGCAATAAAACTACTAGTTAAAATAACATAGCTCCATCAGAGTTGCGATAAAAAAAATAATTAGGGAACTCTAGCGATATTAGTCAAGTCATTTGAATGGTCAGCGATCGCTCGATAATTCTCCAGAAAAACTCGATCTTTCATACACCCAAAATTGAGGCAATAGATCGGAATCTATTTGATGATATCTGGTGTCACAAAAAAGTTGAGTAAAAATGACCTCAATGAGTTAAGATCGCAGCCACTTGCTGTAATTTTGGGCTGGGATGGATTATCTAATCCGAGGATACGAATTTGAGTAATTATACTTGCGCTTAAATTCAAGATCTTGGAACATCAATCGCCTAAAAAATAGGTAAGTAATACTTCAACCATCAATCTTCTTAAAGATACGAAGCTATGCAACCCAAATCGTCTAGATTTTGCCTCTACTTATCTCAACTAATCGGCTCGCTCAAATCTAGCCCTAGTCTCTGTCTAACAGCAGCTTTATTATTAACAACTAGTAACACTTTAGCATTATCTAACCCCTCTACTGCCACAAATCCCGCAGTCATAGCACAAGTACCTACCTCAGCTTCAGTTATTTATGTTAATCCCACCTCTGGGGTGGATAATCCTGGTATAGGAACCAGTGAAGCCACACCAGTACGCACCATCACGTATGCCATCAAACAAGCCCAAGGGGGAACCGTAATTCAATTAGCCCCTGGAATTTATAGTGTGGAGACAGGAGAAGTATTTCCCCTAAAGCTTCCTAAAGGAGTTAGTTTACGAGGGAATGAAGCCAATCAAGGGCAAGAAATCGGCATTATTGGCGGTGAAATTTATATGAGCCAATATGAAGGTAATCAAAGCGTGACCGTATTTGCTGCGGCTAACAGTACAATTAGCGGCGTGAGCATTATTAACCCTAAAACTCGCGGTAGTGGTTTGTGGGTAGAAACAAGTAATGTCACTGTCAGAAACAATACTTTTCCTAACAATGCTAGAGACGGAGTTTTTATCACCGGAACAGCCACTCCTATCATTGAAAATAACCTGTTTTTAAAAAATAGAGGCAACGGAATTTCGATTGGCAGAAAAGCTGGAGGAGAAATCAGAAACAATGTTTTTGATAATACCGGATTTGCCATTTCTGCGAGTGATAGCGCTAGCCCCCGCATCATCCAAAATCAAATTCGCCAAAATATTGACGGCATAATTTTATCAGGAAACACAGCCCCAATTTTACGCAATAATCTGATTGAAAATAACCAAAGAGATGGGGTGGTTGCATTGACTAATTCCTTGCCAGATTTGGGCACTAAAGAGAGTCCTGGAGGCAATCAAATTCGGAACAATGGTCGTTACAACGTCAATAACTCGACTCGCCGAAATACAATTTCTGCCTATGGAAACGATTTTCCAGGGAAATTCTCTGGTTTATTAGATCCAATGCCTAGTCTGTTTGCAGACACTCAAGGACATTGGGCGGAAGCGCAAATTAATACTTTGGCGGCAAAAAACATTATTTCTGGGTTTCAAGATGGCTCATTTCGTCCTAATGAACCTGTAACTCGCGCCCAGATTGCAGCGATTATTGATAAAGCTTTTTCTCCAGTCCCCGTGAAGACAGCCGCTACATTTAAAGATGTCAGCCCTACCTATTGGGCTAATTCATCCATTCAAAAAGTAACGGCGGGTGGG
Proteins encoded in this region:
- a CDS encoding DUF2442 domain-containing protein, which translates into the protein MVKADLTIDTELKGQIARARQAGATLDDTEPRAIRAWYEMVSQRVFIELRNGVIMGFPQTLLQGLEDATPEQLVAVEITSSGYGLHWESLDVDLGVPQLVAGIFGTQKWMSEMGRQGGRVKSDAKAKASRENGKLGGRPKRILI
- a CDS encoding caspase, EACC1-associated type, which produces MAKVALLVGVSEYQSGFNPLPNAIEDINAMEKVLREKGDFEVTTLANPDPHVMQLAIDRLFANRTSEDLLLFYFSGHGIKDHRRKFYLTTSQTTKDKQRIIVPATAISTSYLQEQMTESRSERQVIILDCCYSGAIAQGLTLKGDAEIDILAELGGKGRAILTSSNSIQESYIQDGLELSIYTHYLVEGIETGAADLDKDGRISADELHKYTSKRVQEASPAMTPQFYPVEEGYEIYLARSPINDPKLIYRQEVERIVEEDENEIDFITGEIDYLNRVYLDRFWCNLGLSAELAKQIETEVMQPFRQRQQNLQEYQKVYSEAIKKRFPFTTSDRAKLKRFQEILGLRDQDIQALNVYPSWQVFEFDVVTVDAQGQEIQTTDVGSFPPNLFGLYDMHGNVWEWCADTWHKNYEGAPSDGSAWIDNGNDNQSRTLRGGSWYGNPVLCRSAIRFIFTRGDFYFNVGFRVVLSSGRTV
- a CDS encoding DUF1565 domain-containing protein, with translation MQPKSSRFCLYLSQLIGSLKSSPSLCLTAALLLTTSNTLALSNPSTATNPAVIAQVPTSASVIYVNPTSGVDNPGIGTSEATPVRTITYAIKQAQGGTVIQLAPGIYSVETGEVFPLKLPKGVSLRGNEANQGQEIGIIGGEIYMSQYEGNQSVTVFAAANSTISGVSIINPKTRGSGLWVETSNVTVRNNTFPNNARDGVFITGTATPIIENNLFLKNRGNGISIGRKAGGEIRNNVFDNTGFAISASDSASPRIIQNQIRQNIDGIILSGNTAPILRNNLIENNQRDGVVALTNSLPDLGTKESPGGNQIRNNGRYNVNNSTRRNTISAYGNDFPGKFSGLLDPMPSLFADTQGHWAEAQINTLAAKNIISGFQDGSFRPNEPVTRAQIAAIIDKAFSPVPVKTAATFKDVSPTYWANSSIQKVTAGGFMSGYQGQLFKPEEKIPRVQILVSLVSGLKLESTGEEVLSIYSDRQSIPKYATTAVAAATEKLLVVNYPSANELNPNRETTRAEVAVFIYQALTNLGRVQPIASPYVVRTNQAALP
- the ndk gene encoding nucleoside-diphosphate kinase, which translates into the protein MERTFVAVKPDGVQRQLVGEILWRFESKGFKLVGLKLIHPSRELAENHYDVHRERPFFGSLVEFITSGPVVAMVWEGYGVVASARKMIGATNPLTSEPGTIRGDFGVNIGRNLIHGSDAVETAQKEIALWFKDDELVSWEPTIKPWLYE
- a CDS encoding succinate dehydrogenase/fumarate reductase iron-sulfur subunit, whose product is MQVNFQIIRQSENAPPWVQSYDLEVEPGNTILDCLNQIKWEYDGTLAFRKNCRNTICGSCAMRINGRSGLACKENVAQEIARTQTLSDSGIPKITIAPLGNLPVIKDLVVDMGNFWQGLEAISPYVDSSGLPIPETEFTQSPQEREGLNLPGNCILCGACYSECNAIEVNPQFVGPHALAKANRLVTDSRDNQTSQRLEEYNSETTGVWGCTRCQYCNSVCPTGVEPLEQIGKIKQKILATHQHTKEPVSTAIRHRQVLVELVKSGGWIDERQFGIKVVGNSLRDLKGLASLGPLGLRMLSRGKFPWSFEPSEGTAAVRSLIESVEKSSNY
- a CDS encoding D-alanine--D-alanine ligase family protein, giving the protein MAKLRVGLLFGGCSGEHEVSISSARAIARGITAPANGSKYELLPFYVQKDGCWQNIEVSQGVLDSGQPLNSEGGNRWCLPSSAADVDVWFPIIHGPNGEDGSLQGLLKLMQVPFVGSEVLGSAVGMDKIAMKMAFAQAGLPQVKYMAVSRADVWSNPCIFPKLCDRIEETLGYPCFVKPANLGSSVGIAKVKSRSELEAALDNAASYDRRIIVEAGVVARELECAILGNEQPQASVVGEIAFNSDFYDYETKYTQGRADLFIPAQVPTEISSKIQEMALQAFLAVDAAGLSRVDFFYVEATGEVLINEINTLPGFTATSMYPQLWQASGVEFPDLVDRLIQLAISRETAAKTDS
- a CDS encoding AbrB family transcriptional regulator, whose protein sequence is MTETATAPLTGRQLLQKVKELSHLPRRETAKRCGYYTLTKNSQMRVNLTDFYDAVLAAKGVPLEPEGTKDGRGREPTYRVSVHQNGQIVIGATYTQAMGLKPGDQFEIKLGYKHIHLIQVDADKVTIAEDEASEE
- a CDS encoding chlorophyll a/b-binding protein, whose protein sequence is MTSETPATPPQSEPTTYIPPEPTFGFSAYAEQINGRFAMIGFLALLILEFFTHQDFFTWLGLR
- a CDS encoding Uma2 family endonuclease is translated as MVQLQPSSQSEVIYPDCDGQPMSDNTKQFRWIVTIKENLEWLFANDPNVFIAGDLLWYPVEGDNKTRVAPDAMVVFGRAKGDRGSYKQWKEDNIAPQVVFEILSPGNTAAEMNRKLLFYDRFGVEEYYLYDPDGNQLSGWVRNEGFLELINPINGWVSPRLGIRFEPSETDLQIYHPNGRSFLTPTETSQRAEQAEQRAEQAEQRAEQAEQKAVRLAERLRAMGIDPDSL
- a CDS encoding DUF4160 domain-containing protein; this translates as MPTVLRENGFRVVIYPNDHLPSHVHVLKGDGEVRIDLGDEETAPKLLSVSGKISDKDLAKALYLVKDRQFELLTKWREIHG
- a CDS encoding type II CAAX endopeptidase family protein, translated to MSWFKQIKQQWLGLIVATPALVKVLGFFSIWVVCWLPIAIPLAHWLSWHPLQPLQTSQKLYLITSLYLIAPVIISGAIRYSQKFWSSYGVSLTNFTNILISLVIGIALALGGLAIAFLLENALGWVDWEAESWLKLVDISIPILLLALFIGACEELIFRGFIQTELQEDYSPLIATVITSSIFAVSHLVWEWDKTLPEVPGLWLLGVVLTQARWVNGGNLSLAWGLHAGWVWGLTCLDTAQILVYTGKGSEWFTGWGGNPLAGGSGIFCLLLTAVAIQLLPFPDPLPSMPQVMTMVRGLTKDREVG